Proteins found in one Oryza glaberrima chromosome 4, OglaRS2, whole genome shotgun sequence genomic segment:
- the LOC127770701 gene encoding uncharacterized protein LOC127770701: MSGAEEEEEEEEEEEVFYEARDRVLSSSSCSSTSASDDDDHPRRGPDAAAAAAAAAAAALDVWTSEPAPVQERRRRLLQMMGLSGDPSLARLEMGRSASYDGPIRPETVSPISRSRSDGSVPASATKPPLAARSRQTSSDSSEATPGGDDADPRCLIRNLDDGSEFVVKEESALREVGTGRQLTMEEFDLCVGRSRIVQELMRRQNVASSGSSNGASALIQRSSSDSSNGATRHRRRGSWLRSIRNVAGSMVVGSRDRRSSDEKDTSSEKGGRRSSSATDDSQESASAVRRGPERVKVRQYGKTCKELSGLFMNQDIQAHNGSIWSIKFSHDGRYLASAGEDCVIHVWEVSELERKREGNGVCNQLVAVVCNGSPEPILALASVDGSCWEKKHRARILETRKSASSDRLMFPEHVFALSEKPVKTFEGHSEDVLDLCWSKSQYLLSSSMDKTVKLWHMSRTSCLKTFSHSDYVTCIQFNPVDDRYFISGSLDEKVRIWSIPGREIVDWNDLHEMVTAACYTPDGQRALVGSHKGSCHIYDTSDNKLLQKKQIDLQNKKRKSNQKKITGFQFLPGSSSKVLITSADSRIRVVDGFELVHKFKGFRNTNSQISACLSSNGRYVISASEDSHVYFWRNDDNSAQGRSKAVVSVTNSYEHFHCQDVTVAVALPSAGSAMTSRTNSRKTEEQDSIPQQHTQPDKQQDSSDFQCLSGNGLSTSSNHSGDRTSATWPEELMTPSKQSPPSSTSLPNGAGQAPSRSAWGLVIVTAGRGGQIRAFQNFGFPVRV, encoded by the exons ATgagcggcgccgaggaggaggaggaggaggaggaggaggaggaggtgttcTATGAGGCGCGGGACCGcgtgctctcctcctcctcctgctcctccacctcggcctcggacgacgacgaccacccgCGGCGAGGTCCGgatgcggcggctgctgctgctgcggcggcggcggcggcgctcgacgTGTGGACGTCGGAGCCAGCGCCCGTGCAGGAACGACGCCGGAGGCTTCTCCAGATGATGGGGCTCTCCGGTGACCCCTCTCTGGCGCGCCTCGAGATGGGTCGATCGGCCTCCTACGACGGGCCCATCCGGCCGGAGACGGTGTCGCCCATCTCCCGATCCAGATCGGATGGCAGCGTGCCGGCCTCCGCCACCAAGCCCCCGCTCGCGGCCCGGTCGCGCCAAACATCGTCCGACTCCTCCGAGGCCACGCCAGGGGGAGATGACGCGGACCCCAGGTGCCTAATCCGAAACCTCGACGACGGCAGCGAGTTCGTGGTGAAGGAGGAGTCCGCGCTCCGCGAGGTGGGCACGGGGAGGCAGCTCACCATGGAGGAGTTCGACCTCTGCGTCGGTCGCTCCCGCATCGTCCAGGAGCTCATGCGCCGCCAGAACGTGGCAAGCTCCGGTTCGAGCAACGGAGCGTCCGCTCTCATCCAGAGGTCCAGCTCTGATTCAAGCAACGGCGCGACGCGCCACAGGCGGCGCGGCAGCTGGCTCCGGAGCATCCGCAACGTCGCTGGCTCCATGGTGGTCGGCTCCCGCGACCGCCGAAGCAGCGACGAGAAGGACACCTCCTCGGAAAAGGGAGGGCGTCGGTCCAGCTCAGCCACAGACGACAGCCAGGAAAGTGCCAGCGCCGTGCGCCGTGGCCCGGAGCGTGTCAAGGTACGGCAGTACGGGAAGACATGCAAGGAGCTCAGTGGGCTGTTCATGAACCAGGATATACAGGCGCACAACGGGTCCATCTGGAGCATAAAGTTTAGTCACGACGGGCGGTACCTCGCGAGTGCTGGGGAGGATTGCGTGATCCATGTCTGGGAGGTGTCGGAGCTTGAGAGGAAACGGGAGGGAAATGGGGTGTGCAATCAACTTGTTGCCGTCGTGTGCAATGGTTCGCCGGAGCCGATATTGGCATTGGCAAGTGTTGATGGAAGCTGTTGGGAGAAGAAGCATCGGGCTAGAATCTTGGAAACTCGGAAGTCTGCGAGCTCTGACCGGTTGATGTTTCCAGAGCATGTGTTCGCACTATCAGAAAAACCGGTCAAAACTTTTGAGGGGCATTCGGAGGATGTGCTTGATCTCTGCTGGTCTAAATCTCAG TACTTACTTTCATCTTCAATGGATAAAACAGTGAAGTTATGGCATATGTCAAGAACTTCATGTTTGAAAACATTTTCACATAGTGACTATG TGACATGCATCCAATTCAACCCTGTTGATGATAGATACTTCATTAGTGGTTCTCTGGATGAAAAGGTTCGCATATGGAGCATTCCGGGACGTGAAATTGTTGATTGGAATGATCTGCATGAAATGGTCACTGCTGCTTGCTATACACCTGATGGACAG AGAGCATTAGTCGGTTCCCACAAGGGCAGCTGTCATATTTATGATACATCTG ATAACAAGCTTCTCCAAAAGAAACAGATTGACTTGCAAAATAAGAAAAGGAAGTCCAATCAGAAGAAAATCACAGGGTTTCAG TTTCTCCCAGGAAGTTCTTCAAAGGTGCTCATCACATCTGCAGATTCACGAATACGAGTTGTTGATGGTTTTGAACTAGTTCATAAATTCAAAG GTTTTCGAAATACCAACAGCCAAATATCAGCTTGCCTGTCTTCGAACGGGAGGTATGTGATCTCTGCGAGTGAGGATTCCCATGTGTACTTCTGGAGAAACGATGACAATTCTGCACAGGGCAGAAGCAAGGCCGTTGTGTCTGTCACAAATTCGTATGAACACTTCCACTGCCAGGATGTGACTGTAGCTGTTGCTTTGCCATCTGCTGGATCAGCAATGACGTCCAGAACAAATTCCAGGAAGACCGAGGAGCAGGATAGCATACCGCAGCAGCACACTCAACCTGACAAACAGCAAGATTCCTCTGATTTCCAATGCCTAAGCGGCAACGGCCTAAGCACTAGTTCAAACCACAGTGGTGACAGAACATCTGCAACTTGGCCTGAAGAGTTGATGACACCAAGTAAGCAGAGCCCTCCGTCCAGTACCAGCCTTCCCAACGGTGCTGGCCAAGCACCAAGCCGGTCGGCCTGGGGTTTAGTGATCGTCACGGCAGGCCGTGGAGGCCAGATCAGAGCATTTCAGAATTTTGGGTTTCCTGTTCGAGTATAG
- the LOC127770547 gene encoding RNA polymerase II C-terminal domain phosphatase-like 1 isoform X2 translates to MVMMMIKSVVYYGSTSIGHVEVWPKGGTDLAVAAWAREIRVDHLSPPSERCPTLAVLHAVAAGGRCLVMESRPTAIADEPPPPLVAMHAACLRDGKTAVFPLGAEEIHLVAMTSKRNLPNLACFWGYKVPSGLYNSCLSMLNLRCLGIVFDLDETLLVANTTRSFEDRIDALQRKLSNEIDPQHISGMSAEIKRYQEDKSILKQYIENDQVIDGGKVYKVQTEVIPPLPDNHQPMTRPIIRLQEKNIILTRINPLIRDTSVLVRLRPAWEDLRSYLIARGRKRFEVYVCTMAERDYALEMWRLLDPDSRLINSVQLTDRLVCVKSGSRKSLLNVFHDGSCHPEMALVIDDRLKVWDEKDQCRVHVVPAFSPYYSPQAEANFSVPVLCFARNVACNVRGGFFKEFDEVLLPRISEIHYEDEINDFPSAPDVGNYLITEDENAAILNVNKDPLAFDGMADAEVERRLKEVSCSVQAVNPIPTNADVMPVAPNQQLITSSVPEAPSLGMIPLNNDQGPQPPSSWPVAQSAPVDPSQSSPAREEGEVPESELDPDTRRRLLILQHGQDTRDPAPPCPAGSPVQTSVLPVQSHGNWSHVEDEMNPRSLNRTSTGFHLESDDINYDKKQPHNPPYFPDEDNLITSDRYNRRIHRYPSQLPHSEDHHMLNRSSIAYRSFPGEDMGNRFGPSNHRSSKIEPGHQFVQNAETSAGVLEEIAVECGFKVEYQSTLCSTAELQFSIEVRILGEKVGEGIGKTRKAAKRQAVNMSLRNLAGLVAGNNGLSTLAPVQWRC, encoded by the exons atggtgatgatgatgatcaaaTCCGTGGTTTATTACGGGAGCACCTCCATTGGGCATGTGGAGGTGTGGCCCAAGGGCGGGACGGacctggcggtggcggcgtgggcgcgggagaTCCGGGTGGACCACCTGTCGCCGCCCAGCGAGCGGTGCCCGACGCTCGCCGTGCTGCACGCCGTTGCCGCGGGCGGTCGCTGCCTCGTGATGGAGTCCAGGCCCACGGCCATCGCGGAtgagcccccgccgccgctcgtcgccatgCACGCCGCTTGCCTCAGGGACGGAAAG ACAGCTGTTTTTCCTCTAGGAGCAGAAGAGATCCATTTAGTGGCAATGACTTCCAAGAGAAACTTGCCGAATCTTGCTTGTTTTTGGGGCTATAAGGTGCCATCGGGCTTGTATAATTCTTGCTTGAGCATGTTGAATCTTCGTTGCCTTGGTATTGTGTTTGACCTTGATGAAACATTGCTTGTCGCCAATACCACACGGTCCTTTGAAGACAGAATTGATGCACTTCAGAGAAAGTTGAGTAACGAGATTGATCCTCAGCATATTAGTGGTATGTCGGCAGAGATCAAGAGGTACCAAGAAGACAAGTCTATCCTAAAGCAGTATATAGAAAATGATCAGGTTATTGATGGTGGCAAGGTTTATAAAGTACAGACTGAGGTTATCCCACCTTTACCTGATAATCATCAGCCTATGACACGTCCAATCATAAGATTACAAGAGAAAAATATTATCCTGACGCGTATAAATCCATTG ATAAGAGATACCAGTGTTCTGGTACGGTTGAGGCCTGCATGGGAGGATCTTCGGAGCTACTTAATTGCAAGAGGTCGCAAACGTTTTGAGGTATATGTGTGCACAATGGCTGAGAGGGACTATGCTTTGGAAATGTGGAGGTTGCTCGATCCAGATTCAAGATTGATAAACTCTGTTCAACTTACTGACAGACTTGTCTGTGTTAAATCTG GCTCTCGAAAGTCTCTGCTGAATGTATTCCATGATGGGTCTTGCCACCCAGAAATGGCCCTAGTGATTGATGATCGCTTGAAAGTTTGGGATGAGAAAGACCAGTGTAGGGTTCACGTTGTTCCTGCCTTTTCTCCATATTACTCTCCCCAGGCAGAG GCAAACTTCTCTGTTCCAGTTCTCTGCTTTGCTAGAAATGTTGCATGCAATGTCAGGGGTGGTTTTTTCAA AGAATTTGATGAGGTCCTTCTGCCACGGATAAGCGAGATTCACTACGAGGACGAAATAAATGATTTTCCGTCCGCTCCTGATGTTGGCAATTATTTGATTACCGAG GACGAGAATGCTGCCATTTTGAATGTAAACAAAGATCCTCTTGCTTTTGATGGTATGGCAGATGCAGAAGTTGAGAGGAGATTGAAG GAAGTGTCTTGCAGTGTTCAAGCTGTGAATCCAATACCAACTAATGCTGATGTGATGCCTGTGGCCCCTAACCAGCAACTTATTACATCATCTGTTCCAGAAGCACCATCATTGGGCATGATTCCTTTGAATAATGATCAAGGTCCTCAGCCTCCTTCAAGCTGGCCGGTTGCTCAATCTGCTCCTGTGGATCCATCTCAAAGTTCTCCAGCTAGAGAAGAGGGTGAGGTTCCTGAATCTGAGTTGGATCCGGACACAAGGAGAAGGCTTCTCATATTACAGCATGGTCAAGACACGAGAGATCCTGCACCACCCTGTCCTGCAGGATCACCCGTACAGACCTCAGTATTGCCAGTGCAATCTCATGGGAATTGGTCACATGTAGAGGATGAGATGAATCCAAGAAGCCTAAATAGGACCTCAACAGGGTTCCATTTAGAATCTGATGatataaattatgataaaaagCAACCACATAATCCACCGTATTTTCCTGATGAGGATAATCTTATAACTTCTGATAGATATAACCGTCGGATCCATAGATACCCCTCACAG CTGCCTCACAGTGAGGATCATCATATGCTGAATCGTTCATCTATAGCCTACAGATCTTTTCCTG GAGAGGACATGGGAAACCGATTTGGTCCTTCAAATCATAGAAGCAGTAAAATAGAACCAGGACACCAGTTTGTACAAAACGCAGAGACCTCAGCTGGTGTGTTGGAGGAAATTGCAGTGGAATGTGGGTTTAAG GTGGAGTACCAATCAACTTTGTGTAGTACTGCAGAGTTGCAATTCTCCATTGAG GTTAGGATTTTAGGAGAAAAGGTAGGTGAAGGAATTggaaaaacaagaaaagcagCAAAACGCCAAGCTGTTAATATGTCCTTAAGAAATCTGGCAG GCTTGGTTGCTGGAAATAATGGATTATCTACCCTAGCCCCCGTTCAATGGAGGTGCTAG
- the LOC127770547 gene encoding RNA polymerase II C-terminal domain phosphatase-like 1 isoform X1 → MVMMMIKSVVYYGSTSIGHVEVWPKGGTDLAVAAWAREIRVDHLSPPSERCPTLAVLHAVAAGGRCLVMESRPTAIADEPPPPLVAMHAACLRDGKTAVFPLGAEEIHLVAMTSKRNLPNLACFWGYKVPSGLYNSCLSMLNLRCLGIVFDLDETLLVANTTRSFEDRIDALQRKLSNEIDPQHISGMSAEIKRYQEDKSILKQYIENDQVIDGGKVYKVQTEVIPPLPDNHQPMTRPIIRLQEKNIILTRINPLIRDTSVLVRLRPAWEDLRSYLIARGRKRFEVYVCTMAERDYALEMWRLLDPDSRLINSVQLTDRLVCVKSGSRKSLLNVFHDGSCHPEMALVIDDRLKVWDEKDQCRVHVVPAFSPYYSPQAEANFSVPVLCFARNVACNVRGGFFKEFDEVLLPRISEIHYEDEINDFPSAPDVGNYLITEDENAAILNVNKDPLAFDGMADAEVERRLKEVSCSVQAVNPIPTNADVMPVAPNQQLITSSVPEAPSLGMIPLNNDQGPQPPSSWPVAQSAPVDPSQSSPAREEGEVPESELDPDTRRRLLILQHGQDTRDPAPPCPAGSPVQTSVLPVQSHGNWSHVEDEMNPRSLNRTSTGFHLESDDINYDKKQPHNPPYFPDEDNLITSDRYNRRIHRYPSQLPHSEDHHMLNRSSIAYRSFPGEDMGNRFGPSNHRSSKIEPGHQFVQNAETSAGVLEEIAVECGFKVEYQSTLCSTAELQFSIEVRILGEKVGEGIGKTRKAAKRQAVNMSLRNLAEKFLTSDPDKMMILKENGFSSNSNSFRYSGGSRDDTSPVASTSNESRYMGERVDTLRKPAGSVAALKELCTVEGYNLVFQEQPSRPRGSSGKEAYAQVEIGGQILGKGVGATWEQAKLQAADEALGNLKSMLGIFAHKSSGFQRSSVSNFNRFKPDFQRSLQTIPSGWDSRNNGRVL, encoded by the exons atggtgatgatgatgatcaaaTCCGTGGTTTATTACGGGAGCACCTCCATTGGGCATGTGGAGGTGTGGCCCAAGGGCGGGACGGacctggcggtggcggcgtgggcgcgggagaTCCGGGTGGACCACCTGTCGCCGCCCAGCGAGCGGTGCCCGACGCTCGCCGTGCTGCACGCCGTTGCCGCGGGCGGTCGCTGCCTCGTGATGGAGTCCAGGCCCACGGCCATCGCGGAtgagcccccgccgccgctcgtcgccatgCACGCCGCTTGCCTCAGGGACGGAAAG ACAGCTGTTTTTCCTCTAGGAGCAGAAGAGATCCATTTAGTGGCAATGACTTCCAAGAGAAACTTGCCGAATCTTGCTTGTTTTTGGGGCTATAAGGTGCCATCGGGCTTGTATAATTCTTGCTTGAGCATGTTGAATCTTCGTTGCCTTGGTATTGTGTTTGACCTTGATGAAACATTGCTTGTCGCCAATACCACACGGTCCTTTGAAGACAGAATTGATGCACTTCAGAGAAAGTTGAGTAACGAGATTGATCCTCAGCATATTAGTGGTATGTCGGCAGAGATCAAGAGGTACCAAGAAGACAAGTCTATCCTAAAGCAGTATATAGAAAATGATCAGGTTATTGATGGTGGCAAGGTTTATAAAGTACAGACTGAGGTTATCCCACCTTTACCTGATAATCATCAGCCTATGACACGTCCAATCATAAGATTACAAGAGAAAAATATTATCCTGACGCGTATAAATCCATTG ATAAGAGATACCAGTGTTCTGGTACGGTTGAGGCCTGCATGGGAGGATCTTCGGAGCTACTTAATTGCAAGAGGTCGCAAACGTTTTGAGGTATATGTGTGCACAATGGCTGAGAGGGACTATGCTTTGGAAATGTGGAGGTTGCTCGATCCAGATTCAAGATTGATAAACTCTGTTCAACTTACTGACAGACTTGTCTGTGTTAAATCTG GCTCTCGAAAGTCTCTGCTGAATGTATTCCATGATGGGTCTTGCCACCCAGAAATGGCCCTAGTGATTGATGATCGCTTGAAAGTTTGGGATGAGAAAGACCAGTGTAGGGTTCACGTTGTTCCTGCCTTTTCTCCATATTACTCTCCCCAGGCAGAG GCAAACTTCTCTGTTCCAGTTCTCTGCTTTGCTAGAAATGTTGCATGCAATGTCAGGGGTGGTTTTTTCAA AGAATTTGATGAGGTCCTTCTGCCACGGATAAGCGAGATTCACTACGAGGACGAAATAAATGATTTTCCGTCCGCTCCTGATGTTGGCAATTATTTGATTACCGAG GACGAGAATGCTGCCATTTTGAATGTAAACAAAGATCCTCTTGCTTTTGATGGTATGGCAGATGCAGAAGTTGAGAGGAGATTGAAG GAAGTGTCTTGCAGTGTTCAAGCTGTGAATCCAATACCAACTAATGCTGATGTGATGCCTGTGGCCCCTAACCAGCAACTTATTACATCATCTGTTCCAGAAGCACCATCATTGGGCATGATTCCTTTGAATAATGATCAAGGTCCTCAGCCTCCTTCAAGCTGGCCGGTTGCTCAATCTGCTCCTGTGGATCCATCTCAAAGTTCTCCAGCTAGAGAAGAGGGTGAGGTTCCTGAATCTGAGTTGGATCCGGACACAAGGAGAAGGCTTCTCATATTACAGCATGGTCAAGACACGAGAGATCCTGCACCACCCTGTCCTGCAGGATCACCCGTACAGACCTCAGTATTGCCAGTGCAATCTCATGGGAATTGGTCACATGTAGAGGATGAGATGAATCCAAGAAGCCTAAATAGGACCTCAACAGGGTTCCATTTAGAATCTGATGatataaattatgataaaaagCAACCACATAATCCACCGTATTTTCCTGATGAGGATAATCTTATAACTTCTGATAGATATAACCGTCGGATCCATAGATACCCCTCACAG CTGCCTCACAGTGAGGATCATCATATGCTGAATCGTTCATCTATAGCCTACAGATCTTTTCCTG GAGAGGACATGGGAAACCGATTTGGTCCTTCAAATCATAGAAGCAGTAAAATAGAACCAGGACACCAGTTTGTACAAAACGCAGAGACCTCAGCTGGTGTGTTGGAGGAAATTGCAGTGGAATGTGGGTTTAAG GTGGAGTACCAATCAACTTTGTGTAGTACTGCAGAGTTGCAATTCTCCATTGAG GTTAGGATTTTAGGAGAAAAGGTAGGTGAAGGAATTggaaaaacaagaaaagcagCAAAACGCCAAGCTGTTAATATGTCCTTAAGAAATCTGGCAG AAAAATTTCTAACGTCTGATCCGGATAAGATGATGATTCTGAAGGAGAATGGTTTTAGTAGTAATTCAAACTCATTCAGATATTCGGGAGGTAGTAGAGATGACACATCACCAGTTGCAAGCACTTCAAACGAGTCTAGATACATGGGCGAGAGAGTTGATACTTTAAGAAAACCTGCTGGTTCTGTTGCTGCTCTCAAAGAGCTT TGTACGGTTGAGGGTTACAACTTAGTTTTCCAAGAGCAGCCATCACGTCCTCGTGGTTCATCAGGTAAAGAAGCTTATGCTCAG GTCGAAATAGGTGGTCAAATCCTGGGAAAAGGAGTTGGAGCAACATGGGAACAAGCTAAGCTGCAG GCTGCTGATGAGGCTCTAGGAAATTTGAAATCCATGCTTGGTATCTTTGCACATAAATCGTCTGGATTTCAAAG GTCATCGGTATCAAATTTTAACCGCTTCAAACCAGATTTCCAGCGGAGTCTACAAACCATACCTTCTGGTTGGGACTCTAGGAACAATGGTCGTGTTCTTTGA